In a single window of the Petrotoga mexicana DSM 14811 genome:
- the purN gene encoding phosphoribosylglycinamide formyltransferase, with protein MKKIVILASGNGTNFEAICKYFSKSSKTSIIKLITDNKKAYVIERAKGLGIDYEIIDYSSFKSKKEYNDYLFDRLKDLDFDLMVLAGYMRILPGYIVRYYADKIINIHPSLLPKYPGLRSIERAYNNKEEYTGITIHYVEEEVDTGKIILQKKLKVDKNWDLEKLEEEIHKLEHQYYPQVIENLLSNSDEYS; from the coding sequence GTGAAAAAGATAGTAATTTTAGCCTCAGGTAACGGGACAAATTTTGAAGCTATATGTAAATATTTTTCGAAATCTTCCAAAACTAGTATAATTAAATTGATAACGGATAACAAGAAAGCTTACGTAATAGAAAGAGCAAAAGGATTGGGAATAGATTATGAAATAATAGACTATTCCTCTTTCAAATCAAAAAAGGAGTATAACGATTATCTTTTTGATCGTTTGAAAGATCTAGATTTTGATCTAATGGTACTAGCAGGATATATGAGAATATTACCAGGCTACATAGTTAGATATTATGCCGATAAAATAATAAACATTCATCCTTCTCTTTTGCCGAAATACCCTGGTTTACGTTCAATAGAAAGGGCGTATAATAATAAAGAAGAATACACAGGAATAACAATTCATTACGTAGAAGAGGAAGTTGATACTGGGAAAATCATATTACAAAAAAAGTTAAAAGTAGACAAAAATTGGGATCTTGAAAAGTTGGAGGAAGAAATTCATAAGTTAGAGCATCAATATTATCCTCAAGTAATTGAGAATCTTTTGAGCAATTCTGATGAATATAGCTAG